Genomic window (Nitratidesulfovibrio vulgaris str. Hildenborough):
CGCCGAGACACCGTCCCCGCAGGCACTAGCCACCCATGAGCCTGCCGTGCAGGCGGCTTCGGGGCTTACCCCGGCTGGCCAGACAGCATCAGGCCAGACAGCATCAGGCCAGACACCATCTGGGCAGACACCATCAGGCCAGACGCTTTCTGCTCAGGCGCTTTCCGGCCAGACGTATTCCGGCCAGACGCATTCCGGCCGGTCGTCTCCGGGGCGGCAGTCGTCGCCCCTGCCCGCTCGCACCAAGGGGGAGGGCACACCATGACGCGTCCCCCTACACCCACTCCGGCACCCACTCCGGCACCCGCGACCGCCCCCCCGCGCGAGGCCCGCCCTCCCGGTCAGGTCAGTCCTCCCGGTCAGGCGAACCCTCCCGGTCAGGCTAACCCGGCCCCCCCTGCGGACGGGCGGCTGCGTGCCATCGACGCCATGCGCGGCCTCGTGATGCTGCTCATGACCCTCGACCATGTGCGCGGGCACTTCACCTACGCGGCGTATGCCCTGTGGCATGACGCCTCGCCGTTGCCGACAGACCCGCTCAATCTGGACGTCACCACGCCGCTGTTCTTCACGATGCGCTGGGTGACGCACCTGTGCGCGCCCTCGTTCATCCTGCTTGCGGGCGTCTCCGTCCATCTCTGGCAGCAACGTCATGGCACGGGACGCCCCGTGTCGGCGCGCCTCGTCACGCGAGGCCTGATGCTGGCGGGCCTCAACATGGCACTGGGGCTGCACGCCCCCCTGTCGCCCGACAGGGTGCTCATCCTCGACGTGCTGTGGCCCATCGGCGTCTCCATGGTGTTGCTGGCGGTCGCCGTGCATCTGCCGCGTGGTGTCGCGTGGGTGATGGCGTTGCTGCTGGTCGCGGGGCACGACGCCCTGCGGGGCTTCATGCCCGACGGGGAGACGGCGTCGTTCCTGTGGCGGCTGGCGTTCGTGAAGTCGTATCTCGATGTCCCCGATGTGGGGGGGCTGCACATCATCTACCCGGTGCTGCCGT
Coding sequences:
- a CDS encoding DUF1624 domain-containing protein; translated protein: MTRPPTPTPAPTPAPATAPPREARPPGQVSPPGQANPPGQANPAPPADGRLRAIDAMRGLVMLLMTLDHVRGHFTYAAYALWHDASPLPTDPLNLDVTTPLFFTMRWVTHLCAPSFILLAGVSVHLWQQRHGTGRPVSARLVTRGLMLAGLNMALGLHAPLSPDRVLILDVLWPIGVSMVLLAVAVHLPRGVAWVMALLLVAGHDALRGFMPDGETASFLWRLAFVKSYLDVPDVGGLHIIYPVLPWFGVMWLGYLCGGLADLDIGRRVRVLPRLGLGLLAASVLLRLAGGYGDPSTFAVQDTAWRTAAAFFNVAKYPPSLQFLLVTLGVMWLLLAWFDSRCHLPHATPRGCPGWLVLSGSAPLFYYVAHLVVLRGLTPVLGRLPSPVPEAAFSAGGIAVFTVAVFAGLLPACAWVVHRRRKTRARRVTGVAHGPQAAHGGHGTRQGGGA